From the genome of Hydrogenophilus thermoluteolus, one region includes:
- the thpR gene encoding RNA 2',3'-cyclic phosphodiesterase translates to MTAPEIPDASEKIRLFLALPPPDAWHREAVRLVNEALRAQTAAHTFRLVPARNWHVTLLFFGEVPCAQLSQLHETVQGLPATPRVPLVLDRIAFWSNARVVVLTTDRLPAAWRDYHQALIAAFQPLGVVDEKGRPWRPHLTLLRGVRACPALPELPPCRWQRPIRPLLYRSHLGRAGARYEVLG, encoded by the coding sequence ATGACGGCACCGGAGATTCCCGACGCTTCAGAAAAAATACGTCTTTTTCTGGCGCTTCCCCCACCGGACGCTTGGCACCGTGAAGCGGTGCGCCTTGTGAACGAAGCGCTTCGTGCGCAAACGGCGGCGCACACCTTTCGCCTGGTACCCGCGCGCAATTGGCACGTGACGTTACTTTTTTTCGGCGAAGTGCCCTGCGCTCAGCTTTCGCAGTTGCACGAAACGGTGCAAGGGTTACCTGCGACACCGCGCGTGCCGCTCGTCCTCGATCGTATCGCGTTTTGGTCAAACGCTCGTGTCGTGGTCCTCACCACCGATCGGTTGCCAGCGGCTTGGCGCGATTATCACCAGGCGCTCATCGCGGCGTTCCAGCCGCTTGGCGTCGTAGACGAAAAGGGGCGCCCTTGGCGCCCGCATTTGACGTTGTTGCGCGGGGTACGCGCATGCCCCGCGTTACCTGAGTTGCCACCGTGTCGCTGGCAACGCCCCATCCGGCCGCTCCTTTACCGTTCGCATCTGGGCCGCGCTGGGGCGCGCTACGAAGTACTCGGGTGA
- the ispF gene encoding 2-C-methyl-D-erythritol 2,4-cyclodiphosphate synthase encodes MSDNPKTNREARPVHAPPFRVGIGYDVHALVPGRQCVIGGVVIPAPFGLKGHSDADVLAHAITDAVLGAAALGDIGALFPDDDPRWQGADSLVLLTQAWRRVAALGWQLANLDAVVICERPKILPYVATMKARLAAALDCDTEQIQIKGKTHEKLGALGRGEGIAAQAVVLLWRTP; translated from the coding sequence ATGTCGGATAATCCCAAAACGAATCGCGAAGCGCGACCGGTACACGCTCCTCCTTTTCGAGTGGGAATCGGGTACGACGTCCACGCGTTGGTGCCGGGGCGGCAGTGCGTGATCGGCGGGGTCGTGATTCCCGCGCCGTTCGGTCTCAAGGGTCATTCGGACGCCGACGTGCTCGCGCATGCGATCACCGATGCGGTTTTGGGCGCCGCGGCGTTGGGCGATATCGGCGCGCTTTTTCCCGACGACGATCCGCGCTGGCAAGGCGCAGACAGCCTTGTGCTGCTGACGCAGGCGTGGCGCCGTGTCGCTGCGTTGGGTTGGCAGCTCGCGAATCTCGACGCGGTGGTGATCTGTGAACGCCCGAAAATCCTGCCGTACGTCGCAACGATGAAGGCGCGACTGGCTGCCGCGCTCGACTGCGATACCGAACAGATCCAGATCAAAGGGAAAACGCACGAAAAGCTGGGCGCATTGGGGCGGGGAGAAGGGATCGCGGCGCAGGCCGTAGTGCTGTTATGGCGAACGCCGTAA
- the lon gene encoding endopeptidase La — protein MSEQTMIEQIEHYPVLALRDVVVYPEMVIPLFVGRPKSIKALELAMEEGGQIVLVAQKEPEHENPSLDDLYRVGCLGQIMQMMKLPDGTVKVLIEGKSRVRLVHLEDSEAVLLARIEPLVTTNETHSEIPALRRALLSAFTEYAKLNNKLPQELINSVSQIAETEALTFAIAAHLGVKLEKKQEILEIDDLAQRLERLLALVEGELDILETERRIRQRVKRQLEKNQRDFYLNEQVKAIQKELGEADEQAELDELEKKIKAAGMPKEAEEKALSELKKLRLMQPMSAEATVVRNYLDTLVQLPWAKRTKVALDLKKAEKVLDEDHYGLEKVKERILEYLAVQKRVDVVKSPILCLVGPPGVGKTSLGQSIARATGRKFVRMALGGVRDEAEIRGHRRTYIGALPGRIIQNLIKVGVKNPLFLLDEVDKIGMDFRGDPSSALLEVLDPEQNHAFQDHYVELDFDLSEVMFVATANTLNIPAPLLDRMEVIRLSGYTEDEKIAIAERYLLPKQMKANGLKKRELSVTMEAIRDIVRYYTREAGVRNLEREISKICRKVVKGILTKALKAPVTVTPEDLEKYLGVRRYTFGVAEKENQVGQVTGLAWTEVGGELLTVEAVTLPGKGKVITTGKLGEVMQESIKAALTVVRKRAEAWGIAPDFYEKTDVHVHMPEGAIPKDGPSAGIAITTALVSSLTGIPVRCDVAMTGEITLRGEVLAIGGLKEKLLAAVRGGIRKVLIPEENVKDLAEIPDNVKNALEIQPVRWIEQVLEAALERKPEPLLKVEEPLTAKVAESSAVLTSGNEGKRGARKNLKH, from the coding sequence ATGAGCGAACAAACGATGATCGAGCAAATCGAGCACTATCCGGTGTTGGCGCTACGCGACGTAGTCGTCTATCCGGAGATGGTGATCCCGCTCTTCGTCGGCCGGCCGAAGTCGATCAAAGCGCTGGAGCTGGCGATGGAGGAAGGCGGGCAAATCGTGCTCGTCGCTCAGAAAGAGCCAGAACATGAAAATCCCTCGCTCGACGACCTCTACCGTGTGGGCTGTCTGGGCCAGATCATGCAAATGATGAAATTGCCCGACGGTACGGTGAAGGTGCTGATCGAAGGCAAATCGCGCGTGCGTCTCGTTCATCTCGAAGACAGCGAAGCAGTATTGTTGGCACGGATCGAGCCGCTCGTGACCACCAACGAAACCCACAGTGAGATCCCCGCGCTGCGCCGGGCGCTGCTTTCGGCGTTCACCGAATATGCGAAACTCAACAACAAACTGCCGCAAGAGCTGATCAATTCGGTGAGCCAGATCGCAGAGACCGAAGCGCTCACCTTCGCGATTGCAGCGCACCTTGGCGTCAAGCTGGAAAAGAAACAAGAGATCCTCGAGATCGACGACTTGGCACAGCGGCTTGAGCGACTGCTCGCGTTGGTCGAAGGCGAACTCGACATCCTGGAGACCGAGCGGCGGATTCGCCAACGGGTGAAGCGGCAGTTGGAAAAGAACCAGCGCGACTTCTACCTCAACGAACAGGTCAAAGCAATCCAGAAAGAGCTGGGCGAAGCCGACGAACAGGCGGAACTCGACGAACTCGAAAAGAAAATCAAAGCCGCAGGCATGCCAAAAGAGGCCGAAGAGAAGGCGCTCTCTGAACTCAAGAAACTGCGCCTGATGCAGCCGATGTCGGCTGAAGCGACCGTGGTGCGCAACTACCTCGATACCCTGGTGCAATTGCCGTGGGCGAAGCGCACCAAAGTGGCGCTCGACCTCAAGAAAGCGGAAAAAGTCCTCGACGAAGACCACTACGGGCTGGAGAAGGTCAAAGAACGGATCCTCGAGTACCTGGCGGTGCAAAAGCGGGTCGACGTCGTCAAGTCGCCGATCCTCTGCCTGGTTGGCCCTCCCGGTGTCGGGAAGACCTCGCTTGGGCAGTCGATCGCGCGGGCCACAGGACGAAAATTCGTGCGCATGGCGCTGGGTGGTGTGCGCGATGAAGCCGAGATTCGCGGCCACCGCCGCACCTACATCGGCGCGCTGCCGGGCCGCATCATCCAGAACCTGATCAAAGTCGGCGTGAAAAACCCGCTCTTCCTTTTGGATGAAGTCGACAAGATCGGGATGGATTTTCGCGGTGATCCCAGCTCGGCGCTCCTCGAAGTCCTCGACCCCGAACAGAACCACGCGTTCCAGGACCATTACGTCGAGCTCGACTTCGACCTTTCGGAGGTGATGTTCGTCGCCACCGCCAACACCTTGAACATTCCGGCACCGCTCCTCGACCGAATGGAGGTGATCCGGCTTTCGGGCTACACCGAAGACGAGAAGATCGCGATCGCCGAACGCTACCTACTGCCGAAGCAGATGAAAGCAAACGGCTTGAAAAAGCGCGAATTGAGCGTCACCATGGAAGCGATTCGCGACATCGTTCGCTATTACACCCGCGAAGCCGGCGTGCGCAATCTCGAGCGTGAAATCTCGAAGATTTGCCGGAAAGTGGTGAAAGGGATCCTTACCAAAGCGCTCAAAGCACCGGTTACCGTGACGCCGGAAGACCTCGAGAAATACTTGGGGGTGCGTCGCTACACCTTTGGCGTCGCCGAAAAAGAGAATCAGGTGGGCCAAGTGACCGGGTTGGCCTGGACCGAAGTCGGTGGCGAACTCCTGACGGTAGAGGCGGTGACGCTTCCGGGCAAAGGCAAAGTGATCACCACCGGCAAACTGGGCGAGGTGATGCAGGAGTCGATCAAAGCGGCGCTTACCGTCGTCCGCAAACGGGCCGAAGCGTGGGGCATTGCGCCGGATTTCTACGAAAAAACCGACGTGCACGTCCACATGCCGGAAGGGGCGATCCCCAAAGACGGCCCGTCGGCCGGGATTGCGATCACGACGGCGCTCGTCTCATCGCTCACGGGAATTCCAGTGCGGTGCGATGTCGCAATGACCGGTGAAATCACGCTGCGCGGTGAGGTCTTGGCAATCGGTGGTCTCAAAGAGAAACTGCTCGCGGCAGTCCGCGGTGGTATCCGCAAGGTCCTGATCCCAGAAGAGAACGTCAAGGACTTGGCGGAAATTCCGGACAACGTGAAGAATGCGCTGGAAATCCAACCGGTGCGCTGGATCGAGCAGGTCTTGGAGGCGGCGCTCGAACGCAAACCGGAGCCGCTGCTCAAAGTCGAAGAGCCTCTGACAGCCAAAGTGGCAGAGTCTTCCGCGGTCTTGACCAGCGGGAACGAAGGCAAGCGAGGTGCACGCAAAAATTTGAAACACTAA
- a CDS encoding host attachment protein encodes MKKTWVVVANASTAKIYQALNAKGELALITTLSHPESRLRNQDLVTDKQKEHHNGGAATPHDGERISPKAVEAQRFAHEIAAYLKEGRVQQQFERLIVAAAPQFKGVLIAALDAATAKLVEKSIDKDYTQEDERTLGERLAESIRYAA; translated from the coding sequence ATGAAAAAAACCTGGGTGGTCGTTGCCAACGCAAGTACGGCGAAAATCTACCAAGCACTGAATGCGAAAGGAGAATTGGCGTTGATCACAACCCTTAGCCACCCGGAAAGCCGATTACGGAATCAAGACCTGGTCACGGACAAACAAAAAGAACACCACAATGGCGGTGCGGCAACGCCGCACGACGGTGAACGGATCTCGCCGAAAGCCGTCGAAGCCCAGCGTTTTGCGCACGAGATCGCCGCGTACCTGAAAGAGGGGCGCGTACAACAACAATTCGAACGGTTGATCGTTGCGGCAGCCCCCCAATTCAAGGGAGTGTTGATCGCAGCGCTCGATGCTGCTACCGCGAAACTCGTCGAAAAGAGCATCGACAAAGACTATACGCAGGAGGATGAGCGCACGCTCGGCGAACGGTTGGCCGAGTCGATCCGGTACGCTGCGTGA
- a CDS encoding DMT family transporter: MRLSHCAAALRHAYALLFYTVSFWSGNMVLARAFRDDLPPIQLAMARWVIAFFLCLPFALPLWRTHWPQIKTHWRLLTLLGVLGVGCYNTFAYMALQYTTAINATLLNTLIPIATMLLAAVLVHEPLSGRKGVGIVLALLGVGTVITRGDWTLFAQLEFNRGDLWMLAAVFSWALYTVLLRRRPAGIDPLVQLLFYIAVGIVVLIPFTLWEHYGLGKVPTLSLTTLLVMAYTGLFPGFLGYIFYNAAVAVVGASTGSLFLYAMPVLAALLSILFLGESPQWYHAMGFVLVFAGILITLPRTSPSRIGHSR; encoded by the coding sequence ATGCGATTATCCCATTGCGCTGCAGCTCTGCGTCACGCTTACGCACTCTTGTTTTATACCGTTTCCTTTTGGTCGGGAAACATGGTGTTGGCACGCGCGTTTCGCGACGATTTACCCCCGATCCAGCTCGCGATGGCCCGGTGGGTGATCGCGTTTTTCCTCTGCCTTCCGTTTGCGCTCCCCCTTTGGCGTACGCACTGGCCACAGATAAAAACGCACTGGCGGTTGCTGACCCTTTTGGGCGTGTTGGGGGTCGGTTGCTACAACACTTTTGCGTATATGGCACTGCAATACACGACCGCGATCAACGCCACTTTGCTCAACACGTTGATTCCGATTGCGACGATGCTGCTTGCCGCAGTGCTGGTCCATGAGCCACTCAGCGGGCGCAAAGGGGTCGGCATCGTGCTGGCGTTGTTGGGAGTGGGTACCGTGATCACCCGTGGTGATTGGACGTTGTTTGCGCAACTCGAATTCAACCGGGGTGACCTCTGGATGCTCGCAGCGGTGTTTTCTTGGGCGCTCTACACGGTATTGTTGCGTCGCCGTCCCGCTGGGATCGACCCCCTCGTGCAGCTGCTCTTTTACATCGCGGTTGGTATCGTGGTTTTGATCCCGTTCACGCTGTGGGAACACTACGGGTTGGGCAAAGTCCCCACCCTTTCCCTGACGACGCTTCTGGTGATGGCTTATACCGGTCTCTTTCCCGGTTTTCTCGGCTACATTTTCTACAATGCCGCGGTTGCGGTCGTTGGCGCGAGCACAGGCAGCCTCTTCCTCTACGCGATGCCGGTACTGGCGGCGCTGCTTTCGATTCTCTTTTTGGGCGAAAGTCCGCAGTGGTACCACGCCATGGGGTTTGTCCTGGTCTTTGCTGGGATTCTCATCACCCTTCCTAGGACATCTCCTTCCCGGATAGGGCATTCCCGATGA
- a CDS encoding M90 family metallopeptidase — MIRFWRATFGAVRRALFPSRQQTDDGRLPYAENATFWRTIAASLPFAVTTSEFDRLQRLAEAFLHEKRFWGAHGFAITAEIAGTVAWGAALLAYRHGLALYRDFVGVILYPAPFRVRRQLHTEAGIESEWDDTLDGETWEQGPVLVTWQPDPTERWAVILHELAHRVDFACDGLWNRHWEAAWDTAHRAVRQGGTLPFDDYALTDPAEFVAVTAEAFFLTPTNLKYWDERLYLEWSRVTGLDPARNGSEPVVPTERSEAS; from the coding sequence ATGATCCGCTTTTGGCGCGCAACGTTCGGCGCGGTGCGTCGGGCGCTCTTTCCCAGCCGGCAGCAAACAGACGACGGGCGCTTGCCTTATGCAGAGAACGCCACTTTTTGGCGCACGATCGCAGCGTCCTTGCCGTTTGCGGTCACCACGAGTGAATTTGATCGCTTACAACGGCTTGCCGAGGCTTTCCTGCACGAAAAGCGTTTTTGGGGGGCACATGGCTTCGCGATCACAGCGGAAATCGCTGGCACCGTCGCCTGGGGGGCTGCGCTTTTGGCGTATCGTCACGGACTTGCGCTCTATCGCGATTTCGTGGGGGTGATCCTCTACCCGGCCCCGTTCCGAGTCCGCCGCCAGCTCCACACGGAGGCGGGGATCGAAAGCGAATGGGACGATACGCTGGACGGCGAAACCTGGGAACAAGGACCAGTCCTCGTCACCTGGCAGCCTGACCCCACCGAACGCTGGGCGGTGATCCTTCACGAGTTGGCGCACCGCGTCGATTTCGCTTGCGACGGACTCTGGAATCGGCACTGGGAAGCGGCTTGGGATACCGCGCACCGCGCGGTGCGTCAAGGCGGTACGCTGCCGTTCGACGACTACGCGCTCACCGATCCTGCCGAATTCGTCGCGGTAACCGCGGAAGCCTTCTTTTTGACACCCACAAACTTGAAGTATTGGGATGAGCGACTATATTTAGAATGGAGCCGGGTAACCGGGCTCGACCCGGCTCGCAATGGCTCAGAGCCTGTCGTTCCAACGGAAAGGAGTGAGGCATCATGA
- a CDS encoding RelA/SpoT family protein: protein MVATTSSVAVASWETAQAALGIELSEPERLQLETVARDAQSWLEGLTLETGEPVWSHALGMALLAAELKLDLASRLAALLYPVPTRVPEQWDAIQESLSPDVLRLIKGLQRLHGVRLRSGDGAPERDTIEAVRKMVLAMVEDVRVVLLRLSSRVMTLRWFAKHPEHESARSYAAESQTLYAPLANRLGIWRLKWEIEDLAFRLLDPETYKSLAKRLEERRVEREAFITERIAEFTALLQQMKIAPFEVTGRPKHLYSIFLKMQRKRLDLREIYDLRAVRILVPTVADCYAVLAEVHARYQPIEGEFDDYIARPKANGYQSLHTAVVAADGRPLEVQIRTFAMHRAAEFGVAAHWRYKEGAPKPSSYDEKIALLRSLLAWRDEVADANVWADRVKRAIKEEVIYVTTPAGRVIDLPYGATPIDFAYRIHTDVGHRCRGVKVDGQIVPLNTPLTTGQTVEILTAKTGGPSRDWLQPGFVVTRHARSKIRLWFAQAEQAQLEARGKTLVEQTLARAGKTKTKVDDLAARLGFKEPAALYRAFARGEVGPKALLEAVEGKPDASESASAARRRAPQDHVGPNAVASVVIGGERGFYAQPAKCCLPQLGDAIVAFLSRSRGLTIHHQACPEIARLRHVHPERVLPATWESS, encoded by the coding sequence ATGGTTGCAACCACCTCATCCGTAGCCGTAGCCTCTTGGGAGACCGCTCAAGCGGCGCTCGGCATCGAGCTGAGCGAGCCAGAGCGCCTACAGTTGGAAACGGTAGCTCGCGATGCCCAGAGCTGGCTGGAGGGTTTGACGCTGGAAACGGGCGAACCGGTCTGGTCCCATGCCCTTGGGATGGCGTTATTGGCTGCGGAACTGAAGCTTGATTTAGCCAGCCGCTTGGCAGCGTTGCTCTATCCGGTTCCCACGCGCGTACCGGAACAGTGGGATGCGATTCAAGAATCTTTATCTCCTGACGTCCTGAGGCTCATCAAAGGGTTGCAGCGGCTCCATGGGGTGCGGTTGCGCAGTGGCGACGGCGCGCCGGAGCGTGACACCATCGAAGCGGTGCGCAAGATGGTGCTCGCGATGGTCGAGGATGTCCGTGTGGTGCTACTGCGGCTGAGCTCTCGGGTGATGACCCTTCGCTGGTTTGCGAAGCACCCGGAGCACGAAAGTGCCCGTTCCTATGCGGCCGAATCGCAGACACTCTACGCGCCGCTTGCGAACCGGTTGGGAATTTGGCGACTCAAGTGGGAGATCGAGGACCTTGCGTTCCGTCTGCTCGATCCCGAAACCTACAAGTCGTTGGCGAAACGCCTCGAAGAGCGACGGGTGGAACGAGAAGCGTTCATCACGGAACGGATTGCGGAATTTACCGCGCTGTTGCAGCAGATGAAAATTGCGCCGTTCGAGGTGACAGGGCGCCCCAAGCATCTGTACAGCATCTTTCTCAAGATGCAGCGCAAACGGTTGGACCTACGCGAAATTTACGATCTGCGTGCCGTGCGCATCTTGGTTCCCACGGTTGCCGACTGTTACGCCGTGCTTGCCGAGGTGCACGCCCGTTACCAGCCGATCGAAGGGGAGTTCGACGACTATATCGCCCGCCCGAAAGCAAACGGCTATCAATCGCTCCATACGGCAGTGGTCGCAGCAGACGGACGTCCGCTCGAGGTGCAGATTCGCACCTTCGCAATGCACCGTGCCGCCGAATTCGGCGTTGCAGCCCATTGGCGCTACAAAGAGGGGGCGCCGAAGCCCTCTTCGTACGACGAAAAGATCGCGTTGCTCCGTTCGTTGTTGGCGTGGCGCGACGAGGTCGCCGACGCCAATGTTTGGGCCGATCGGGTCAAGCGCGCAATCAAAGAGGAGGTGATTTACGTGACCACACCGGCAGGTCGCGTGATCGACCTGCCGTATGGCGCAACGCCGATCGATTTCGCCTATCGCATCCACACCGACGTGGGGCATCGCTGCCGGGGGGTGAAGGTCGATGGCCAGATCGTCCCGCTCAACACACCGTTGACGACCGGACAAACGGTCGAGATCCTCACCGCGAAAACGGGTGGGCCGTCGCGTGACTGGTTACAACCTGGGTTTGTCGTGACGCGCCACGCGCGCAGCAAGATTCGACTCTGGTTCGCGCAGGCCGAGCAAGCGCAACTCGAAGCGCGCGGCAAAACGCTCGTGGAGCAGACGCTCGCCCGTGCTGGGAAAACGAAGACCAAAGTCGATGATTTGGCGGCACGACTGGGATTCAAAGAACCGGCTGCGCTCTACCGCGCGTTCGCCCGGGGCGAGGTAGGGCCCAAAGCGCTGCTCGAAGCGGTCGAAGGAAAGCCGGACGCCAGTGAATCGGCTTCCGCAGCGCGCCGTCGCGCACCGCAGGATCACGTGGGCCCGAATGCCGTCGCGTCTGTGGTGATCGGCGGGGAGCGTGGCTTTTACGCACAACCAGCGAAATGTTGTTTACCCCAACTAGGTGATGCGATCGTCGCATTTTTGAGCCGCAGCCGCGGGCTCACCATTCACCACCAAGCGTGTCCGGAGATCGCACGCCTGCGGCACGTCCACCCCGAACGGGTATTACCGGCGACGTGGGAGTCGTCTTGA
- the ppk1 gene encoding polyphosphate kinase 1, translating into MPTPVPPPANYSADHFFNRELSLLQFQRRVLAMAENPATPLIERVRYLCIVSSNLDEFFEIRVAGLKEQQHQGLTRAGIDGIAIDELLERIGKEVHSLVSRQYALWNDTLIPALAREGVVFVRRNHWTDAQREWLERYFVDQIEPLLTPIALDPAHPFPRILNKSLNFAIELEGKDAFGRTSGRAILQAPRALPRVLRLPKGLSEHPYAFVFLSSIIHANVHRLFPGMTVKGCYQFRVTRNSDLFLDEEEIKDLRDALSGELRQRHFGDAVRLEVADNCSEQMARFLLEQFGLTEQALYRVPGIVNLVRLMAICDEVDRPDLKFPPFTPRVPKALARPQDTFATLRRQDLLLHHPYESFEPVINFLRIAADDPNVVAIKMTVYRTGMDSILMEQLIRAAQLGKEVTVVMELMARFDEEANIRWARRLHEAGAHVVYGVFGFKTHAKLLLVIRREGGQLRRYCHIGTGNYHPKTARLYTDFGLLTANPEIGSDVDAIFRSITGMGDAPQLRHLWQSPFTLHANLLAHIRAEADAAQAGRRGRIIAKMNALLEPHLIEALYAASQAGVEIDLIVRGPCALKPGIAGLSENIRVRSIVGRFLEHHRVFYFYADGARKVYLSSADWMDRNCFRRVEVACPVLDPALKRRVIKEGLRIYLLDNAQAWELGPDGRYRLKHARTMRRAAQELLLRELAKSN; encoded by the coding sequence ATGCCCACCCCCGTTCCACCACCGGCGAACTACTCAGCCGACCATTTTTTCAACCGCGAATTGTCGTTGTTGCAATTCCAAAGGCGGGTATTGGCGATGGCGGAAAACCCAGCTACGCCGCTCATCGAACGGGTGCGCTATCTCTGCATCGTCTCCAGCAACCTCGACGAATTTTTCGAAATCCGCGTCGCTGGGCTCAAAGAGCAGCAGCACCAAGGACTCACGCGCGCCGGCATCGACGGCATCGCGATCGACGAACTCTTGGAGCGGATCGGCAAAGAGGTCCATTCCCTGGTTTCGCGGCAATATGCGCTGTGGAACGATACCTTGATCCCGGCGCTGGCGCGGGAAGGGGTCGTCTTCGTCCGCCGCAACCACTGGACCGACGCGCAACGGGAGTGGCTCGAGCGCTATTTCGTCGACCAGATCGAACCGCTCCTTACCCCGATCGCGCTCGATCCCGCCCATCCTTTTCCGCGCATCCTCAACAAGAGCCTCAACTTCGCGATCGAACTCGAAGGGAAAGACGCGTTCGGGCGTACCTCGGGCCGGGCCATTTTGCAAGCGCCACGGGCTTTGCCCAGAGTTTTGCGGCTCCCCAAAGGGCTTTCCGAACACCCGTACGCGTTCGTCTTCCTCTCTTCGATCATTCACGCCAACGTGCACCGCCTCTTTCCGGGCATGACGGTAAAGGGGTGTTACCAATTTCGCGTCACGCGCAATTCCGACCTCTTCCTGGACGAAGAGGAGATCAAAGACTTACGGGATGCGCTCTCCGGCGAACTGCGGCAACGCCACTTCGGTGACGCCGTGCGTCTGGAAGTGGCCGACAACTGCTCCGAGCAGATGGCCCGGTTTCTGCTCGAGCAGTTCGGCCTGACCGAGCAGGCGCTCTACCGCGTTCCGGGGATCGTCAATTTGGTGCGGTTGATGGCGATCTGCGACGAAGTCGATCGGCCCGACCTCAAATTCCCCCCCTTCACTCCTCGGGTTCCGAAAGCGTTGGCGCGCCCTCAGGACACCTTTGCCACGCTCCGTCGCCAGGATCTGCTGTTGCATCACCCGTACGAAAGTTTCGAGCCGGTGATCAACTTCCTGCGGATCGCGGCCGACGATCCGAACGTCGTCGCGATCAAAATGACCGTCTATCGCACCGGTATGGATTCGATCCTGATGGAACAGCTGATCCGCGCCGCACAGTTGGGGAAAGAGGTCACCGTGGTGATGGAGTTGATGGCGCGGTTCGACGAAGAGGCGAACATCCGCTGGGCAAGAAGGCTGCATGAAGCGGGCGCCCATGTGGTTTATGGCGTTTTCGGCTTCAAAACCCATGCAAAGCTCTTGTTGGTAATCCGCCGCGAAGGGGGGCAACTGCGTCGCTACTGCCATATCGGTACAGGCAACTACCACCCAAAAACCGCTCGTCTGTATACCGATTTCGGATTGCTCACCGCCAACCCGGAAATCGGCAGCGACGTCGATGCCATTTTCCGATCGATCACGGGCATGGGCGATGCACCGCAATTGCGCCATCTTTGGCAGTCGCCCTTTACGTTGCATGCCAACTTGCTGGCGCACATCCGCGCCGAAGCCGACGCAGCGCAGGCTGGACGTCGCGGGCGAATCATCGCCAAGATGAACGCACTACTCGAACCCCACCTGATCGAAGCGCTCTACGCCGCGTCGCAAGCGGGTGTGGAGATCGACCTCATCGTTCGTGGCCCATGCGCCCTCAAACCGGGCATAGCAGGCCTTTCGGAAAACATCCGCGTGCGCTCGATCGTTGGACGCTTCTTGGAGCATCACCGCGTCTTCTATTTTTATGCGGACGGGGCGCGCAAAGTCTATCTTTCCAGTGCCGACTGGATGGATCGCAACTGTTTCCGCCGCGTCGAAGTCGCGTGCCCGGTGTTGGACCCGGCGCTCAAACGGCGGGTGATCAAAGAGGGTTTGCGCATCTATTTGCTGGACAATGCGCAAGCGTGGGAGTTGGGACCGGACGGGCGCTACCGGCTCAAGCACGCCCGGACGATGCGGCGTGCCGCACAAGAGCTGCTCCTTAGAGAACTCGCGAAAAGCAACTGA
- the ispD gene encoding 2-C-methyl-D-erythritol 4-phosphate cytidylyltransferase, whose protein sequence is MSAVRVRQHPPPAPLDLCPIVVTTHTRTFAVIPAAGIGARMSAALPKQYLPFAGAPLLVRTLSRLLRVGWIERCYVVLAPDDRYWDTLVTPHLAQLPPAFAVAERLRVVRLGGTTRAHSVRAGLRVAHAEGFGDDDWALVHDAARPCLTTETIEHLHGSVGNSNVGGLIAIPATDTVKVATPHTSPNSFPVVERTVPRERIWLAQTPQLFRLAVLRQALDRFPDATDEASAVERLGLQPILVKGHWSNLKVTLPGDLELAQAIWSLQEDSLSDVG, encoded by the coding sequence ATGTCGGCGGTTCGAGTCCGTCAGCACCCACCACCCGCACCGCTTGACCTGTGCCCAATCGTCGTGACGACGCATACCCGAACGTTCGCTGTGATCCCCGCCGCGGGCATTGGCGCGCGGATGAGCGCAGCGCTTCCCAAACAATACCTCCCTTTTGCCGGTGCTCCGCTCCTTGTGCGTACCCTGTCACGCCTCTTGCGCGTGGGCTGGATCGAACGTTGTTACGTCGTCTTGGCGCCCGATGATCGATACTGGGATACGCTCGTTACCCCCCACCTTGCCCAGCTACCTCCAGCGTTCGCTGTCGCCGAACGGCTCCGCGTCGTGCGGCTGGGCGGTACAACGCGCGCCCATTCGGTTCGTGCAGGCCTGCGCGTGGCGCATGCCGAAGGCTTTGGCGACGACGATTGGGCGCTCGTTCACGATGCAGCGCGCCCGTGTCTCACCACAGAGACGATCGAACATCTCCACGGATCGGTCGGCAACAGCAATGTGGGTGGCTTGATCGCGATTCCTGCAACCGATACGGTCAAGGTCGCGACCCCACACACGTCGCCTAACAGTTTCCCCGTCGTCGAACGGACCGTGCCACGTGAGCGCATCTGGCTTGCGCAGACCCCGCAGCTCTTTCGTCTGGCCGTGTTACGCCAAGCGCTCGACCGTTTTCCCGATGCCACGGATGAAGCCAGCGCGGTCGAACGCCTTGGGTTGCAACCCATCTTGGTGAAAGGGCATTGGAGCAACCTCAAGGTGACGCTTCCTGGCGACTTAGAACTGGCGCAAGCGATTTGGTCGTTACAAGAGGATTCGCTTTCTGATGTCGGATAA